The following are encoded together in the Macadamia integrifolia cultivar HAES 741 chromosome 10, SCU_Mint_v3, whole genome shotgun sequence genome:
- the LOC122091407 gene encoding probable disease resistance protein At4g14610, whose protein sequence is MDFVSPFVSVIDTYLIAPISGRVKYLRSSKENLNGLQTVVQDLKARRNDEQSSLKASENAGQVETNVASNWFKAVQEIELEADVIEKEYNEGTCAGGWCVNCFSLYKLSKRSVDLKLKADHRLIEQFVVARVSSPKPVIEMPTEPIIENQPSAQRMLKQMLDCIGDPDPRLGIIGVYGMGGVGKTTLARAVNNHFEKNSCFETVIMVTVSSTPNIPSIQSSIGKRLRLTDNNDADALSEALKKKKFLLILDDMWCKLKLEDVGIPHPTRSNKGSKILVTSRSKDVSTDMGARKTIKVQPLSEDESWELFVEVAGEDVGADGIKCFAEKLIGRCKGLPLAIVTVGHAMANRHGVGEWANAVREMELSATNLRAVKNKGEALIGSFKIACMLEDGELKGCVRMHDVMRELALWITSSVSDSNPKLLIRTGETFKEAPQAHEWVDATRISVMDTQIRELPELGEKCQKLTTMLLRNNYNLTAIPPTNFWQHMDNLSVLDLFQLEKLEYLPDSLSCLVNLRVLRLHMCKRLRALPLPVLGMLRQLQILDLGWCSELDQQILGGSECERGVSNLRYLDVKFSKVSIPAGVISGLYNLEELRFYASNKIKWRVNSGEEDEKMDGSESTSGESIIDVRELSCLTYLTTLSISFEDIIISDWFKPLANKIVDLSLNHCTVEKQDALEALNLDKSQILWQLIIEDCPGLSCVHIASVLTVIRNCEDLEVLLDRQDVYPNQYFLHALHLEGLPKLRRTWVSIEPGNCFGRLSLIVIEKCNSLKMVFTEEMPCLFNNLKEIRVGYCVRLEVLIEAEEEKEKEEEEEIGEELEGISKINGGIISLFPRLEVLKLEDLPMLSGVCTDHMLHCPLIREVKVSNCPRLKKDPLGIRNKDGPLVIEGEQWRRGNKVMEEEIQGSQ, encoded by the exons ATGGATTTCGTTAGCCCATTTGTAAGTGTTATTGACACATATCTTATTGCTCCCATTTCTGGACGGGTAAAATATTTGAGAAGCTCCAAAGAAAATTTAAATGGATTGCAAACAGTAGTTCAAGATCTGAAAGCAAGGAGAAATGATGAGCAAAGCAGTCTAAAAGCATCAGAAAACGCTGGACAAGTGGAGACTAATGTAGCAAGCAACTGGTTCAAGGCCGTCCAAGAAATCGAACTGGAAGCCGATGTCATAGAAAAGGAGTATAATGAAGGGACGTGTGCAGGGGGTTGGTGTGTGAACTGCTTCTCACTCTACAAATTGAGCAAGAGGTCTGTAGATCTTAAGCTAAAGGCTGATCATAGACTCATCGAACAGTTTGTTGTGGCAAGGGTGTCTTCTCCAAAGCCTGTGATAGAGATGCCAACTGAGCCAATAATTGAGAACCAGCCATCGGCTCAACGCATGCTGAAACAGATGCTTGACTGCATAGGTGACCCTGATCCACGTTTGGGCATCATTGGAGTGTATGGTATGGGGGGAGTGGGTAAAACCACTCTGGCCAGAGCAGTAAACAATCACTTCGAAAAGAATTCTTGTTTTGAGACCGTGATAATGGTCACAGTGTCTTCCACTCCCAACATACCTAGTATCCAAAGCAGTATCGGCAAGCGCCTCCGATTAACAGATAATAATGATGCTGATGCATTGTCCGAAGccctaaagaagaagaaatttcttcTAATTTTGGATGATATGTGGTGCAAATTAAAGTTGGAGGATGTTGGAATCCCTCACCCAACTCGAAGCAACAAAGGGAGTAAGATCCTTGTGACCAGCCGGAGTAAAGATGTGTCAACTGATATGGGTGCCAGAAAAACAATAAAAGTGCAGCCATTATCTGAAGACGAGTCATGGGAGCTATTTGTTGAAGTAGCTGGTGAAGATGTTGGTGCCGATGGCATAAAGTGCTTTGCCGAAAAACTGATTGGAAGGTGTAAGGGTCTCCCTCTTGCAATTGTCACTGTGGGTCATGCAATGGCAAATCGACATGGGGTTGGAGAGTGGGCAAATGCCGTCAGAGAAATGGAACTGTCAGCCACAAATCTTCGAG CTGTCAAGAATAAAGGTGAGGCTCTGATAGGAAGCTTCAAAATCGCTTGCATGTTAGAAGATGGAGAGCTCAAAGGCTGTGTGAGGATGCATGATGTGATGCGGGAGCTTGCACTTTGGATTACATCTTCAGTGTCTGATAGTAATCCCAAGTTGTTGATAAGGACAGGTGAAACATTTAAAGAGGCACCACAAGCTCATGAGTGGGTAGATGCAACAAGGATTTCTGTAATGGATACCCAAATCAGGGAGTTGCCAGAGTTGGGAGAGAAGTGCCAAAAATTAACCACTATGCTTCTCCGTAATAATTACAACCTCACTGCTATTCCCCCAACAAATTTCTGGCAACACATGGATAATCTTAGTGTACTTGATCTTTttcagttagagaagttggaataTCTCCCAGATTCCTTGTCATGTTTGGTGAATCTTCGGGTGCTTAGGCTACATATGTGCAAAAGGTTGAGAGCATTGCCTTTGCCTGTACTAGGTATGCTCAGACAACtccaaattttagatttgggttGGTGTTCTGAGTTGGACCAGCAAATCCTCGGAGGATCTGAATGCGAGAGAGGTGTAAGTAATTTAAGATACTTGGATGTGAAATTTTCCAAAGTTTCTATTCCAGCTGGGGTAATTTCTGGTTTGTACAATTTGGAGGAATTAAGATTTTATGcatccaataaaataaaatggagagtGAATTCtggtgaagaagatgaaaaaatggATGGGAGTGAGTCTACTAGTGGTGAGTCCATCATTGATGTGAGGGAGTTGTCCTGCTTGACTTATTTAACAACTCTTTCCATTTCATTTGAAGATATCATTATTTCTGATTGGTTCAAACCTTTGGCCAACAAGATTGTTGACTTGAGTCTGAATCATTGCACAGTCGAAAAACAAGATGCTCTAGAAGCTCTCAACCTCGATAAATCCCAAATTCTATGGCAGTTAATAATTGAGGATTGCCCAGGTTTGTCATGTGTGCACATTGCTTCTGTATTAACTGTAATTAGAAACTGTGAAGACTTGGAGGTGTTGTTGGATCGTCAGGATGTCTACCCCAACCAATATTTCCTTCACGCGTTACACCTAGAAGGATTGCCAAAATTGAGAAGGACATGGGTTAGTATCGAACCAGGAAATTGCTTTGGTCGACTATCATTGATAGTAATTGAGAAATGTAATAGCTTGAAGATGGTCTTCACGGAGGAAATGCCATGCCTGTTTAACAACTTGAAGGAAATTAGAGTTGGGTACTGTGTGCGGTTGGAAGTACTTATTgaagcagaggaagagaaagagaaagaagaagaagaagaaattggggAGGAGTTGGAAGGGATTAGTAAAATTAATGGAGGAATCATCTCACTGTTCCCAAGGCTGGAGGTTTTAAAGCTGGAAGACCTACCAATGTTATCTGGAGTGTGCACTGATCACATGTTGCATTGCCCCCTTATAAGAGAAGTGAAGGTGAGTAACTGTCCCaggttgaagaaggatcctctcgGCATACGAAACAAGGATGGGCCACTTGTAATAGAGGGTGAACAGTGGAGAAGAGGCAATAAGGTCATGGAAGAGGAAATTCAAGGTTCCCAGTGA
- the LOC122092289 gene encoding disease resistance protein RPS2-like: MKIELKSARVRREVPPPETSSTQRKSELTNVNCEEVAVVQDLKARRNDEQSSLKASENAGQVETNVASNWFKAVQKIELEADVIKKEYNERTYAGGWCVNCWSLYKLSKWSVDLKLKADYRLSEQFVVARLPSPKPVIETPTDPIIENQQSAQCMLLQMLDCIGDSDPRFGIIGVYGMGGVGKTTLAREVNNHFVKDSCFETVIMVRVSATPNIPSIQTTICKRLGLPDNNDADALYEALKKKKFLLILDDEWCKLKLEDVGIPHPTRSKRGSKILVTSRSKDVCTDMGARKTIKVQPLSEDESCELFVEVAGEHVGADGIKCFAEKLVGRCKGLPLAIVTVGQAMANRHGVGEWANAVREMELSATNLRGMIDEVFIPLKFSFDRLEDNMLRSMFLYCACFPEDHNISQDNILDYCVGEGLLDILGSLTAAKNKGEALIGSLKIACMLEDGEEKDSVRIHDVMRELAFWITSSSVSDSNPKFLIWIGETFKEAPQAHEWVDATRFSLRDTQIRELPELEEKCRKLTTLLLRNNENLTAIPPINFLQHMDNLTVLDLSNSEKLEYLPDSLSGLVNLRVLRLRFCERLRELPTVGMLPQLQVLDLGFCSFELDLQIMGGSMSNLRYLDMEWSGVSIPVGVISRLQKLEELKLCLADKIKWRVSGFGNDEKWDGNHGMDITISDWFKPLANKIKALWLGRCKIEKQDALQAFNESQNLDYLRIEDCSGVTCVPTRVEREVAIQNCEDLEVELDGAEEDSFKWLHLRRLPKLKRIRGSLAPLNCFAQLYGLQIEECNSLKMVFTKGMPHLFNNLNEIIVQKCEKMEVIIEEEEEEAGVISPFPRLNTLWLFNRPALTEVCTNHILYCPLTNWVRVENCEKLKKNPLNIRNGDGLLVIEEEKKSWRKGSKVMEEEIQASSSM, from the exons ATGAAAATAGAGTTAAAAAGTGCAAGAGTGAGAAGAGAGGTACCACCACCTGAAACAAGTTCAACGCAAAGGAAAAGTGAATTAACAAATGTGAATTGTGAGGAAGTTGCAG TAGTTCAAGATCTGAAAGCAAGGAGGAATGATGAGCAAAGCAGTCTAAAAGCATCAGAAAACGCTGGACAAGTGGAGACTAATGTAGCAAGCAACTGGTTCAAGGCCGTCCAAAAAATTGAACTGGAAGCCGATGTCATAAAAAAGGAGTATAATGAAAGGACGTATGCAGGGGGTTGGTGTGTGAACTGCTGGTCACTCTACAAATTGAGCAAGTGGTCTGTAGATCTTAAGCTAAAGGCTGATTATAGACTCAGTGAACAATTTGTTGTGGCAAGGCTGCCTTCTCCAAAGCCTGTGATAGAGACGCCAACTGATCCGATAATAGAGAACCAGCAATCGGCTCAATGCATGCTGCTACAGATGCTTGATTGCATAGGTGACTCTGATCCACGTTTTGGCATCATTGGAGTGTATGGTATGGGGGGAGTGGGTAAAACCACTCTGGCCAGAGAAGTAAACAATCACTTCGTAAAGGATTCTTGTTTTGAGACCGTGATAATGGTCAGGGTGTCTGCCACTCCCAACATACCTAGTATCCAAACCACAATCTGTAAGCGCCTCGGATTACCAGATAATAATGATGCTGATGCATTGTACGAAgcactaaagaagaagaaatttcttcTAATTTTGGATGATGAGTGGTGCAAACTAAAACTTGAGGATGTTGGAATCCCTCACCCAACTCGAAGCAAAAGAGGGAGCAAGATCCTTGTGACCAGCCGGAGTAAAGATGTGTGCACTGATATGGGTGCCAGAAAAACAATAAAAGTGCAGCCATTATCTGAAGACGAGTCGTGCGAGCTCTTCGTTGAAGTAGCTGGTGAACATGTTGGTGCCGATGGCATAAAATGCTTTGCTGAAAAACTGGTTGGAAGGTGTAAGGGTCTCCCTCTTGCAATTGTCACTGTGGGTCAGGCAATGGCTAATCGACATGGGGTTGGGGAGTGGGCAAATGCGGTAAGGGAAATGGAACTATCAGCCACAAATCTTCGAGGTATGATAGATGAAGTATTCATTCCTTTAAAATTCAGTTTTGATAGATTGGAGGATAATATGCTTAGGAGTATGTTTCTTTATTGTGCGTGCTTCCCTGAAGACCATAACATAAGCCAAGATAATATATTGGATTATTGTGTTGGAGAGGGATTGTTAGATATATTAGGTAGCCTGACAGCTGCCAAGAATAAAGGTGAGGCTCTGATAGGAAGCTTGAAAATTGCTTGCATGTTAGAAGATGGAGAGGAGAAAGATAGTGTGAGGATTCATGATGTGATGCGGGAGCTTGCATTTTGGATTACATCATCTTCGGTGTCTGATAGTAATCCCAAGTTCTTGATATGGATAGGTGAAACATTTAAAGAGGCACCGCAGGCTCATGAGTGGGTAGATGCAACAAGGTTTTCATTAAGGGATACCCAAATAAGGGAGTTACCAGAGTTGGAAGAGAAGTGCCGAAAATTAACCACTTTGCTGCTCAGGAATAATGAGAACCTCACTGCTATTCCCCCAATAAATTTCTTGCAACACATGGATAATCTCACTGTACTTGATCTTTCTAACTCAGAGAAATTGGAATATCTCCCAGATTCCTTGTCAGGTTTGGTGAATCTTCGGGTGCTTAGGTTAAGATTTTGTGAAAGATTAAGAGAATTGCCTACAGTGGGAATGCTCCCACAGCTCCAAGTTTTAGACTTGGGTTTTTGTAGTTTTGAGTTAGACCTGCAAATCATGGGAGGTAGTATGAGTAATTTAAGATACTTGGATATGGAATGGAGTGGAGTTTCAATTCCAGTGGGGGTAATTTCTCGATTGCAGAAATTGGAGGAATTGAAATTGTGTCTAGcggataaaataaaatggagggTGAGTGGTTTTGGCAATGATGAAAAATGGGATGGGAACCATGGAATGG ATATCACTATTTCTGATTGGTTCAAACCTTTGGCCAACAAGATTAAGGCATTGTGGTTGGGACGTTGTAAAATCGAAAAACAAGATGCTCTACAAGCATTCAATGAATCCCAAAATCTAGACTACTTAAGAATTGAGGATTGCTCGGGTGTGACATGTGTGCCCACTCGTGTTGAACGTGAAGTTGCAATACAAAATTGTGAAGATTTGGAGGTGGAGTTGGATGGAGCGGAGGAGGATTCCTTTAAGTGGTTACACCTGAGAAGATTGCCAAAATTGAAAAGGATACGTGGTAGTCTCGCACCACTAAATTGCTTTGCTCAACTATATGGGTTACAAATAGAGGAATGCAATAGCTTGAAGATGGTCTTCACCAAGGGAATGCCACAcctcttcaacaacttgaatgAAATTATAGTTCAGAAATGTGAGAAAATGGAAGTAATaattgaggaagaagaagaagaagctggtGTCATCTCACCATTCCCAAGACTAAATACATTATGGCTATTTAACCGACCAGCACTAACTGAAGTGTGCACCAATCACATCTTGTATTGTCCCCTTACAAATTGGGTGAGGGTTGAAAACtgtgagaagttaaagaagaatCCTCTCAACATACGAAATGGAGACGGTTTACTCGTCATCGAGGAGGAGaaaaaatcttggagaaaaGGCAGTAAGGTCATGGAAGAGGAAATTCAAGCATCATCATCTATGTGA